Proteins co-encoded in one Arachis hypogaea cultivar Tifrunner chromosome 13, arahy.Tifrunner.gnm2.J5K5, whole genome shotgun sequence genomic window:
- the LOC112732466 gene encoding arabinogalactan protein 41, whose product MASPRLSFGFGVVAMLATLIFALSFPASVHAQTPSPAPSPTSDGSSVDQGIAYVLMLLALALTYLIHSADLSTTL is encoded by the exons ATGGCGTCTCCCAGACTCTCATTCGGATTCGGAGTCGTGGCCATGCTTGCCACTCTCATTTTCGCCCTTTCCTTCCCAGCTTCCGTTCACGCCCAGACGCCATCCCCTGCTCCTTCCCCTACCAGCGACG GTTCGTCAGTAGATCAAGGGATAGCGTATGTGCTGATGTTGTTGGCTCTGGCTCTGACGTACCTCATCCACTCCGCTGATCTTTCCACCACCTTATGA